Proteins encoded together in one Myxococcales bacterium window:
- a CDS encoding molybdopterin-dependent oxidoreductase has translation MNELKPSMGRRVFLGALTAGTVVSVLGGAHYVLASEEDERRARETRRPDGRPRLPPGQYLLRQLKPMGGTEGDPSPGAFRLRVHGDVEAPFTIDFAELLRMPQIDQTCDVHCVTKWSALDVRWTGVRVADLVARAKPKATARYLVFEAAAGYTANLPLRDALQPNVLVAHKLHGASIPRPHGPPVRALVPDLYFWKSAKWLQGIKIVSRDEPGYWETRGYHNHADPWKEERYG, from the coding sequence ATGAACGAGCTCAAACCAAGCATGGGGCGCCGCGTCTTCTTGGGGGCGCTCACGGCCGGCACCGTCGTCTCGGTGCTCGGCGGCGCCCACTACGTGCTCGCGAGCGAGGAGGACGAGCGGCGCGCCCGAGAGACACGCCGCCCCGACGGGCGCCCGAGGTTGCCCCCGGGGCAGTATCTCCTTCGTCAGCTCAAGCCGATGGGAGGCACCGAGGGGGATCCGAGCCCCGGCGCGTTCCGCCTCCGGGTCCACGGTGACGTCGAAGCGCCGTTCACGATCGATTTCGCCGAGCTCCTCCGGATGCCTCAGATCGATCAGACGTGCGACGTGCACTGCGTGACCAAGTGGTCGGCCCTCGACGTGCGCTGGACGGGCGTGCGTGTCGCCGATCTCGTCGCTCGCGCGAAGCCCAAGGCCACGGCGCGCTATCTCGTGTTCGAGGCGGCCGCGGGCTACACCGCGAACCTCCCGCTCCGCGACGCGCTCCAGCCCAACGTGCTCGTGGCCCACAAGCTCCACGGCGCGAGCATCCCGCGGCCGCACGGCCCCCCGGTGCGCGCGCTCGTCCCCGACCTCTACTTTTGGAAGAGCGCGAAGTGGCTCCAGGGCATCAAGATCGTCTCACGGGACGAGCCCGGCTACTGGGAGACGCGCGGGTACCACAACCACGCCGACCCCTGGAAAGAAGAGCGGTATGGCTGA